CTCGGGCTGGACGCCGCCGCCCACGCTCCCGGAGGAGCCCGCAGCCCCGGCCCAGCCGCCGCAGCAGGTCTCGTCGTTCTTCCGCCCGCAGGGTCCTGCGGCGACAGCCCCCGCGTCGTGGACGCCGCCCGAGTGGTCGGGTCGCGGTCCTGCGGCCCCGGCTGCCGGCCAGCCGCCCGCTCCGCGCTCGGCGCCCCCGTCGGCCGCTCCACGGATCGGCGCGCTGGACGACGAGGTCGCCGCGATGCTGGCGCTGCGGTCCGACATCCAGGAGCAGGCGCTCTCCGAGCTCAGCCAGCTCTCTGCCTACCGCCCCAGTGCGGTCAACGGCTCGACCGGTTCCGCCTCGCTCACCAAGCGGGTGCCGGTCGCGATTCCCGAGTCACCGCCCCTGGTGACCCAGGAGGCCACCGGGGCCACCGGGCGCGACGCCGACCAGCTGCGCACGCGGCTGTCGAGCTTCCAGTCCGGGACGTCTCGCGGGCGTCGGGCGGCGGAGGCGCCGATCGACTCCCCGAACCGTCACGAATCCGATCCCCTGGTCGAACAAGACCAGAACAACCCGTCGTCCCCGACATGGTGACGTATCAGCACGCAGTCAACCCCGGCTGCCACCGCAAGGAGGAAGTGTGACAGCGCTCAGCACCGAGGCAGCCAACTTCGGCTGGCTCCTGGACAACTTCGTCCGGACCGTGCCCGGGACCCGGCATACGCTGGTCGTTTCCGCCGACGGTCTCCTCATGGCCATGTCCGAACAGCTCGACCGGACCAGCGGCGACCAGCTCTCCGCGATCGTCTCCGGCATGTCGAGCCTGACCCGAGGCGCCTCACGGCAGCTGCGCGCAGGCGAGGTCCGGCAGGCCATCGTCGAGATGGACAACCTGTTCCTCTTCCTGATGAGCGTCTCGAACGGGTCGGTCCTCGCGGTCGTCGCCGAGGCGAGCTGCGACGTCGGCCTCATCGGCTACGAGATGGCGATGCTCGTCTCGCGGACCGAGGCGACGCTGACCCCGCAGCTCATCAGCGAGATGCGTGGCCAGCTGCCCGTCGATGGCGCCACCCGGGCGCCGGTGGCGTGATCTGACCATGAGCGACCACGTGGAGTACGAAGCCCGAACGGTCCGGCCCTACGCCGTGACCGGCGGGCGCGTGCGCTCGGCGCGATCCGACCTGCCTCTCGAGGCACTCGTCGAGGTCATGCCGGGCGCGGTCACGAGCCAAGGACTGCCCCCTGAGAAGAGGGCCATCCTTCAGCACGCAGCGCACACATACATCTCCGTCGCCGAGCTCTCGGCCCTGCTGCACCTGCCGCTCGGCGTGGTGCGGATCCTGGTGGCTGACCTGGCCGACGCGAAGTTCATCCGTGTGCACACGTCCACACCGGTAGAGGTCCACACCGGTCAGTCCCCCGCCCTTTCCCTGAGCGTGCTGGAGAGTGTTCTCAATGGCATTTCCGCCCTCTGACGCCGCTGTGGCCACGACGGCCGCTCCGGGCAACGTCGCTCCCACTGTTGTCAAGATCGTCGTCGCCGGCGGGTTCGCCGTCGGCAAGACGACCTTCATCGGGTCCATCTCCGACATCGAGCCGCTGAACACCGAGGCGGCCATGACGGAGCACTCGGTCGGCGTCGACGACGCTGGCGGGGTCTCGGACCGCAAGACCACCACCACGGTGGCGATGGACTTCGGTCGCATCGCGCTGCCGGGGTCGCTGTGGCTCTACCTGTTCGGCACGCCTGGCCAGGACCGCTTCCTCTTCATGTGGGACGACCTGGTGCGCGGTGCGATCGGCGCGGTCGTCCTGGTGGACACCGACCGGCTCGACCAGTGCTTCCCGGCTGTCGACTACTTCGAGAGCCGCGGCATCCCGTTCGTCGTGGGGGTCAACTGCTTCGACGGCGTCGCCAAGCACCAGCTGGACGACGTCCGCGAGGCACTCGCCATCCCGCCGCACGTGCCCGTGCTCTACACCGACGCCCGTTCGCGGGCGGCCACGAAGCACGCGCTCATCGCTCTCGTGCAGCTCGCGATGGAGCGGCTGCGAGGCGCCTGACGCACCGCCTCGCCTCCGGCCGGCCCACCCTCGCGGTGGCCGGCCGGAGTCATGCCCGGCCACGTGCGCTGCCTGCTGTCCGGGCTGCCGCACCGGGTGTCGGGGGCGGGCTGCCCATGACCTCCAGGTCCTCTGGTTAGGGTGGCGGCGTGCGGGTCTACGTCGACGGATCGGCGCTCACCCGGTACCTCGACATGGTGCGCGGGTCGGCGCAGTGGCGCGCCTGGGCGACCCCTCGGGAGGCCGATCTGCGCGTGAGCGCGATCTCTCGTGCCGAGTTGCGGATCGCCACCCTGCACGCCACGTCCGCGCAACGAGTCCGTGCCCGTGACGACCTCGACCGGATCGAGGTGCTGCGCATCAGCGACCAGGCCCTCGCCTGGGCCACGAACGTGACGGGTGTGCTCAGCCCGTTCGCCGCGGCCCACCTGGGCATGGCGATGACCCATCGGGATGTGACGGCCGTCGCGACCTATCACGGGCGGCTCGCGCGACTGGCCGCGCTGCACGGGCTCCGCGTGGTGTCCCCGGGCCTGCCCGACGGCTGGTGGGAGCAGCACGCGCCGGCCACGCTGCCCTCGCCCCGTGTCCCGGTGGGCGACCCCGCGCCATCCCGCACCGGCTGACGTGCCAGAATGTCGGCGCACCAGGAGGGCTGGCTGAGCGGCCGAAAGCGACGGTCTTGAAAACCGTTGGGGCGGGACAACCCCGTCCTCGTGGGTTCGAATCCCACGCCCTCCGCGTACGACGAGCACCTCGGGGTCGGCGAGCAGCGCGACGGAGAGTCCGAGGTACAGCGTCGCTGCGGCTGTCCGAGCGCTCGCGCCCAGGTCCGCAGGTCCTGGGCGACGGTCGCGTTGGGGAGCGACCCGATGCCTTCCATGCTCACGCCGACCCGGCGCGCCGCAGGCCGGTCACCAGGCCTGCCCTGACCTTGAACGTCACGTCCTCGACGGCGACGCCCTCGCCTTGCCGCTTGGTCATCGCTTCGCGCACTTTCGCAGGCGCGCTGAGGTCGACGCGGGTCGCCGTGCGTGGGGCGCGGCCCGCGGTTCGACCGGCGTGGCGCCCACCCCTCACCCGGCCGATCGTGTGGGCGCCCCATGGCATCCTCACCCGAGTGAGCACCAACCCTCAGACCTCCCTGACCGCAGACGCCCGGACCAGCCCACTGCACACCGTCACGCGAGGCGAGGGCGCCCCTGTGCTGCTGGTCCATGGGTTCGGCGTGGACCACCGGCTCCTCACGAGCCTCGACGGGACCTTCGCGGAGGCGGGGCGCAGGCGCGTGTACGTGGACCTACCGGGCATGGGGCTGAGCCCGGCCGGGCCGGAGATCACCGGTAGCGATGCCGTGGTGGACGCGGTGGCCGGCGCCGCGCAACGCGCGTTCGGAGATGAGCCCTTCGCGCTCGTGGGCTCGTCCTTCGGGGGCATGGTGGCGCGGGCCCTGGCCCATCGGCTCCGGGAGCAGGTGACCGGGCTGGCGTTGCTCGCGCCGCTCGTCGTGGCCGGCGCCGGCAGGTCGGGTCTGCCGCTCAAGACCACGCTCGTCGAGGACCCGGACCTGCTGGCGAGCCTCGATCCTGAGGACGCCGCCGACTACGCGGAGATGGCCGTCATCCAGTCCCCAGAGGGCTGGGCGAGGTTCTGGGCGCACGCCCTGCCGGGCATCCGCCGTGCGGACCAGGCGGCAATGGATCGCATCCGGGCCGGTTACGAGCTGACGGCGGAGCCCGAGCAGGGGGCGGCTCCCTGGACGCGCCCGACGTTGATCGTCTCCGGGCGCCAGGACCACGTGGTCGGGTACGCCGATGTGGTCGGCATCCTCGAGCACTACCCGCGAGCGACGTGGGTGGTGCTCGACGAGGCCGGCCACAACGTCCACCTCGACCAGCCGGAGCTCGTCGCAGCGCTGCTCGCCGAGTGGCTCGAGCGTGTCGGGCGGTGACGCCGCCGTGCCCGGGGTCAGTGCATGATGGTGGTCTGCTGGTACAGGGCGAGACGGGGCTGCCCGTCGAGCATCCGGTAGACGCTCGCCATCAGGGCGACGAAGGGCTCGGCCTCGCCCTCGCGGTGGGCGCTGGCGCGGTAGACGAGGCCGGCTGACCCGCAGCCGAGCGCCACGAGCTGCGGGTCGGTGATCTCGTAGGAGCTCCACGGAGGCGCGTCGTCGAGGGTGGCGGCGATCGCGTCACGGTCGAGCACCATGCCGTTCACCAGCACCATGAGGGCGTCCGGCGTCATCAGCTCGCGGTAGAACGAGCCGCCGCGCGACTCGCACAGCGAGTCCCATCCGTGGCGTTCCAGCTCGAGGAGCTCTGCGAGGTCCGGGCCGTCCATGGTCCGAGGCTAGGCCCCCGATCCGTCGTCCGCGCGGTCCTGGCCACGCGCAGCGGGCGGGCCGGACGTCCCTGCAGGCGGAGGTCAAACCCCATCACAATGGTGCCCGTGCCCCTGGAACCGAATGACGACGAGCTCGAGCTGATCCGGCAATCCGGTGCGGCGCTCCGCGTGGGCCGGCTCAGCCTCGCCTCCGGCACCGGCAGCTACCGCGTGAAGGCCTCGATGTCCCGGGTCGCCCGCGCCCTGGGCGTCGACCGGCACGAGGCGCATGTGACGCTCACCGAGATCACGACCACCTCGCACCGCGGCCGCAGCTTCCGCACCGAGGTCGCCGAGGTGCGGTCCATCGGCATCAACGCCGACCGCCTCTCCGCGCTCGAGCAGATGGTCTCCCGCCTGGACGACGCGTACCGCACCACAGGCCAGATCGCGTCGGTGGACGACGTCAACCGGCAGCTCGACCAGATCGCCGCACGACGGCCGCTGTACCCGGCGCTGCTCAACGCGCTGTGGTCGTCGATCGCCTGTGCGGCGTTCGCCTTCCTCAACAACGGCGGCGTGATCGAGCTGTGCGGGGTGTTCCTCGGCGCGGGCCTGGGGCAGCTCGCCCGACGCGCGATGCTGCACCGCGGCTACAACCAGTTCGGCGTGACGATGATCGCGGCTGCCGTGGCCTGCTTTGTGTACCTGGGGTTCGTCCTCACGCTCTCGACGCTCGGCCTGACCGATTCGCAGCACCAGGCCGGGTACGTGTCAGCGGTCCTGTTCCTCATCCCCGGGTTCGCGCTGGTCACCGGCGCGCTCGACCTCGCCAAGCTGGACTTCTCCGCGGGGGTGGCCCGGCTCGTCTACGCGATGATGCTGCTCACCTCGGCGGCGCTCGCCGTGTGGGGCGTCTCGGCAGCGCTGGGCGTGACGCCCGACCCGGTCAGCCCGATCGACGTGGCGCCGTGGGTGCTGCTGGTGCTGCGGCTGCTGGCGAGCTTCTTCGGCGTGCTGGGCTTCGCGCTCATGTTCAACAGCCCGTGGCGGATGGCCGTGGGCGCCGCGAGCGTGGGGATGGTCGCGAACGTCGTGCGCATCGAGCTGGTCGACGCGGGCTTCGTGGCGCAGGGCGCCGCAGCCGTGGCGGCCCTGCTGGTGGGGATCCTGGCCGCGTGGGTGGCGCCGCGCATGCGGGTCCCGAGGATCACGATCTCGGTGCCGGCCGTCGTCATCATGGTGCCCGGCGTGACGGCGTACCGGGCGGTCTTCTACCTATCCAACGGCGACACCACGCAGGCCCTCGCGTACGGCTTCCAGGCGGCGTTGGTGGTCACCGCGATCGCCATCGGCCTCGCAGTCGCACGGATGCTGACCGACAAGGCGTGGGCGTTCGAGCGCTGATCAGCAGCCACTTTGCAGCGTGACGACCCGGCCAGGTACCCTGTGCGAGCCTGGAGACGTCGCATAGCCAGGTCTAGTGCGCGACCCTGCTAAGGTCGTGAAGGGGCAACCCTTCCGTGGGTTCAAATCCCACCGTCTCCGCCAGATTTCGCACGTAGCAGTGCACGCGAGAACCCCCGATGAGCAGCAATTCGTCGGGGGTTCTCTCGCGTCTGAAGGAGGTCGTTCGTGGCGCGCGCCCATTGCGCCAGGGAGCCGCTACGTTGACGACATGGCTCCTCGCATCCTCATGATCGGCGGCACCGGGCTCATCAGCTCGGCTTCGACCCGGCTCGCCGTCGAGCGCGGCCTCGACGTCACCGTGCTGAACCGGGGGACGAGCGCGACGCGACCGCTCCCCGACGGCGCCGAGCTCGTGCAAGCAGACATCCGCGACCCGGAGTCGGTGCGAGCGGCCCTCGGCGACCGCGAGTTCGACGCCGTCGTCGACTGGGTGGCGTTCACACCGGAGCACGTCGCCACCGACGTCGAGCTGTTCACCGGCCGCACCGGGCAGTACGTCTTCATCAGCTCGGCGTCCGCGTACCAGACGCCGCCCGAGCGGCTCCCTGTCACGGAGTCGACGCCCCTGCGCAACCCGTACTGGCAGTACTCGCGGGACAAGATCGCGTGCGAGGACCTGCTGGTCAGGGCCTACCGGGACACGGGCTTCCCCGTCACCATCGTGCGGCCGTCGCACACCTACGACCGCACCTCGGTGCCGCTCGACGGCGGCTGGACGTCGGTCGAGCGGATGCGCCAGGGCAAGGAGGTCGTCGTCCACGGAGACGGCGCCTCGCTGTGGACGCTCACCCACCACGAGGACTTCGCCCGCGGGCTCGTGCCGCTGCTCGGTGATCCCCGCGTCCTCGGCGACGCGTTCCACATCACCTCCGACGACGTGCTCACCTGGGACCAGATCGTCCGGGCGCTCGGCGCTGCTGCAGGAGTGGAGCCCCGCATCGTGCACGTCCCGTCGGACGTCATCGCCGCCGCGGATCCCGAGTGGGGCGCCGGCCTGCTCGGCGACAAGGCGCACTCGATGGTCTTCGACACCACGAAGGTGCGCCGCGTCGTCCCCGAGTTCACCACGACCATCAGGTTCGAGCAGGGCGCCCGCGAGATCGTCGCCTGGCATGACGCTGACCCCGCGCGCCGCACGGTGGACGCGCGGATGGACGCGCTGATGGACGACCTGGTGGAGCGGTTCCGCGCATGAGGCCCAAGGGCGGCTCGGGGGAGCCTGGCCCCACCACGGCGCCACGGCGCGCGCGGGTGGTTGTGCCGCTCATCCTGCTCGCCCTCGTGGCGGTGGCCCTGTCACGGACCGACGCGATGGCGCACCTGGCAGCGGTCCTGTGGATCGCCAGCGGGGTGCTGATGCTCATCGGCGCGGTGGTCGCGACAAGGGGCACGAGCCTCAGGCGCTGACGCCGGCCCGCTGACGAGTGACCGGTCAGCGGGCGACGAAGTCGCGGATGGCGGTGGCGATGGCCCGGGGAGCCTCCTCGGCCATGAAGTCGAGGTCATGGGCCGCGCCCTGGCGGCACTGCTCCCGGCCGAGGGCGAGGAGGCGGCCGCCGGCAGCGGGGTGCTCACCCTCGGTCCGGTCCGGGGGTTCACCCGCGCACTCGAGGCCGCCCTCGCCGACTGACAGCAGGGCGGCCTCGATCGCGCTCAGAGTTCAGCGCCAGCTACGCGCGTGCGCCCTTGCGTCCCGTGAGGGCGCCGTAGATGAGCAGCACGATGATCGAGCCGCCGATGGCCAGCAGCCACGTGCGCAGCGAGAAGAAGTCCTCGAGCGGGGCATCCAGGAGGATGCTGCCGAGCCAACCGCCGAGCAGCGCGCCGATGACGCCGACGACGAGGGTGGCGATCCACCCACCCGCTTGCTTACCCGGCAGGATGGCCTTGGCGATGGCCCCCGCGAGCAGTCCGAGCAGCAGGAACGCTAAGAAACCCATGTCGACCTCCAGATGGTTCGTATGCCGTTGACCGTCCCATGCCGATGACGGCGCCGCATCCGGAGGCCGCGGTCGGCGGGGCCGCTCATCGCCCGACGGGAAGCTCTGTGTGGCAGCCGTCACCGCCGGGACGGGGAACTCGGTTTGGGTCCGGGGCGTCGGGGCGGTATTGTCATCGTCGGCCCGCAAGGGCCACGCGCCCGTAGCTCAATGGATAGAGCATCTGACTACGGATCAGAAGGTTGGGGGTTCGAGTCCCTTCGGGCGCACAGCAGACGAAGGCCCAGCACCGGTGGTGCTGGGCCTTCGTCGTTGGCGTGTGGACAGGTGTCAGGGCATCACAGGGTCCACTGCTGGTTGGCGCCCCCGTGGCAGTTCCACAGGTTCACGCGCTGCCCGTCGTAGACCGGTGTGCCGCCGACAGCGTCGAGGCAGCGGCCCGACTGCGGGTTCCGCAGTGCGCGTGTCGCCGAGTCGTACGTCCACTTCTGGGCGCCCGTGCCGTTGCACGTCCACAGCTGCACGACGGTCCCGTTCTCCGTCCCGCCGCCCTGCACGTCCAGGCACTTGCCGAGCGCCCGGATCGTGCCGTCCGACCCTCGAGTCCACTGCTGGGCGGCGTTGCCGTTGCAGCCGACCACCTGGATCGGGTTCCCGTCATGCGTCTGCGCCCAGGGCACGTCGAGGCACAGCGAGTTCGCGACGCGGAGGGTGCCGGTGCCCGTCGGGAGCGTGCCGCCCCCGCCCCCGCCGCCTCCGCCGGACCCGGAGCCGTTGTCGTAGACGCGGACGTAGTCGACCTTCATCTGCTGGGGGAACTGCGTGGTGCCGTCGGGGTAGCCGGGCCACTCGCCGCCGACGGCGACGTTGAGGATGAGGAAGTAGGGCTTATCGAACACCCAGGCGTTGGCGCCCACGCTCGCCCTGGTGACCTGGTGGAAGACGGCGCCGTCGACCGACCAGGTGATGGAGCCGGGCTTCCAGTCCACGGCGAACGTGTGGAAGTCATCCGCGAACGACCAGTTCTGCGGGTGCTGGTAGGCGCCCGTGATGCCGGCCCCGCCCGAGTAGCCAGGGCCGTGCACCGTGCCGTAGGTGCGGTGCGGCTCCTTGCCGACGTTCTCCATGATGTCGATCTCGCCCGAGGAGGGCCACGGTGTCTGGGGGAAGTCCCCGCCGAGCATCCAGAACGCCGGCCAGATGCCCTGGCCGCGCGGGATCTGGATGCGCGCCTCGACGCGGCCGTACGCGAGCTCGACCTTGTTGTTGGTCTGCAGCCGCGCTGACGTGTACGACCCGTCGGCCTCGCGCCGGGCGGTGATGACGAGGTTGCCCTGCCCGTCGAGCGCGGAGTTGTTGCGGGACGTCGTGTAGTTTTGCAGCTCGGCGTTGCCCCAGCCGCCGGCGCCGGTGTCGTAGTTCCAGACGGACGGGTCGGGCGCGCTGCCGGCGGAGCCGTCGAACTCCTGGGACCACACGACGTCTCCGATCGCTGCCTCGGCAGGGCTGGCCGTCGATGCCACCAGGCCGGCAGCGACGAGGGTGGCGACTCCGAGCGCGGCGGTGAGCCCGCGGGCTCGGTGGGTGGTGGTGGTGCGGGGGTGCGGGGGGTGCATCTGTGCCTCCTGGATAGTCGGCGATCGGACGGGACCGGAATTGGCGCCGCCCGAGGGCACGTGTCGCGACGCTGCGCACGTGGGGGGCGACTAGTCCGTCCGAGGCCGACAGTAACGGCGACACTTGCCGACCGGCAGGTGCCCGGGAATGGAAACCGTTGTCGGATTTCGACCGAGTTGTCAATGAGCTCGCTCGATTGCCCGGGCGTCGGCCGCTGACGTGCATCACGGGAGTTCTTCTGCGGACCTCCGCACCGGAGTTCTGCAGAGTGACGCGACAAGCGTCTGCAAAGTGTTGTCTGACCAGTCTGCAAAGTGCAGCGTCGCAACCCTGCAGAGTGTCATCGAGGGTGGGACTCCCGCCGCGACCCGCAGCAGGCCGCTACCGCACGAGCAGGATCCGGGGGAGGGCTGCGGTGGCGGTGTAGTTCTGGTCGCCGCTGTAGAGCACGACGACCAGCGAGGTGCGCGTCCGGTCGGGCAGCCGCAGGGTGGCGGCGCCGTCGGGGCCGAGCGTGGCGGTGACGGTGGGGCCACCGACCACCCAGGCGCTCACGGTCCCGGTCGGCGTGACCCCATCGACGCCCTTGACCTGCGCCTGGACGACCTTGGGGTCATCACGTCTGACCGACCAGTCCGTGCCCGCCGTGGAGAGCGACGGGATGCCGCGCGTGACGACGTAGCGGGCCGGGCCGGACGTCGACGGCGCCACGTCGGCCGTGCCGCGGTAGGCGGCGACGACCTCGTGCGTGCCCGCGGGCAGGCTGTCGGGAAGGTCGATGCGGGCCTGCGCGCGGTTCGGCCCGGTGGCCACGAGCTCGCCGCTCGCGACGACCTCGCCGCCGACCAGCAGGTCGACCGTGCCGGTGGGGGCGGCGCCCTCGGCGCGTACCGTGACCGTCGCGGTGGCGCCGTGGCCGAGCGGCGCCCGCTCGCGTGAGAGGCGCAGCGTGGTCGTCGACTCGGCAGGCTCGGGCAGGTCGATGCCCGCCGCGGCGGCCAGCAGCGTGGCGGCCTCACCCGCACGGCCCGACATGAGCGCGTGCTCGGCGTCAGCGGTGAGCCGCACGGCGTCGTCGGCGGCCGTGCCCGCGATGACCGCGGCCTGGGCCACGTCGCGCAGCACCGACACGACGAGGTCGGCCTCGGGAGTCCACTCGCCGTCGAACGTCCCGGCCGCCGTGACGAGCAGGCGGACGGCCTGCGTCGTCGACTGCGGCGCCCCGGCGAGCGTGTCGCCGTCCCACACGTCGGCGTCGAGCACGGCCTGCACCGCGTCCCGCTGGGCGCCGGGCTCGAGCGACTCGACCACGTCGGCCAGGCGGGCGCGCTGCGCGTCGGTGCGCAGGCCCCAGCCGTAGGCGTACGCGGGCGCGTACGTCGCGTCGCCCACGTTCACCGGGACGCCGTCGGCGGTGGCCGGCCACGAGATGGGCAGGCGGCCGGTGAATGGCACGTCGCCGAACAGCACGTCCGCGACCCCCGCGCCCTCCGAGCCGGGCAGCCACGAGGCGACGAGCGCGTCGATCGCGTCGAGCCGGTCCGTGACCAGCTGCGGCCGGCCCGCCACCACGAGCACGACGCATTCCATCGCGTCGCACACCGCGTCGATCGCGGCCCGGTCCGCCGCGGGCAGCTCGAGGCTGCGGCCGTTGTTGCCCACGTCCCCGATGCCCTCGGCGTACGGGGGCTCCCCGACCACGACCACGCCGACGTCCGCGCCGTCCATGGGCGCCGACGCGTCGGCCGAGTAGGTGACCTCGGCGCCCGGGGCAGCGGCGCGGATGCCCTCGAGGATCGACGTCCCGGGAGTGATGTCGCCCGAGCCGCCCTGCCAGGAGATCGTCCAACCGCCCATCTGGTGGCCCAGGTCGTCGGCGTTGGACCCCGCGACGTAGAGGTGCTGGTCACGGCCCAACGGCAGCACGTCGTCGTCCTTGAGGAGCACCTGCGAGGCGGCCGCGGCCTCGCGGGCCACAGCGCGGTGCTCGGCCGAGCCGACGGCGTCCGCGTGGGTGCGATCCGCGAGCGGCTGCTCGAACAGGCCCAGGTGCATCTTGGCGGTGAGGATGCGGCTCACCGCGTCGTCGACCCGCGCCTGGGACACGGCCCCGGACTCGACGTTCTGTGTGAGGGACGTGAGGAACGCGCCGAAGTTGTACGGCGCCATCGCCATGTCGAGGCCCGAGTTGACGCTCCGCGCCACCTTCTCGGTGTACGTGCCGCCCGGCAGCTTGTCGATGCCCTCCCAGTCGCTCACCAGGAACCCATCGAACCCGAGGTCACCCTTGAGCACCTCGGTGTTGAGCTGGGTGTGCTCGTGCATGCGTAACGGCCCGGCCCCGAGGTCCACCGCCGAGTAGGACGGCATGATCGAGCCGACGCCCGCCTCGATCGCGGGGACGTACGGGTCGCCGTGCACCCGCATCAGCTCGGCGAGCGAGCCCGCGTAGGTGATGCCCTGGTCGATCGGGTAGCCGGAGCCCGCGAGCGACGGCTCGTAGCGCGTGCCACCGTCACCGAGCCAGTGCTTGGCCGTCGCCAGCACCCGCCCGGGCCCGGACACGTCCGTTGGGTCGGGGCCCTGCAGCCCGATCACGGCGTCGTCGGCGAGCACCGACACGAGCGCCGGGTCCTCGCTGAACGCCTCGTAGCTGCGGCCCCACCGCTCGTCGCGCGTGACGCACAGGCACGGCGCGAACGTCCACGGCACGCCCGTCGCGCGGGTCTCGACAGCCGTCGCCTCGCCCACCCGCCGCACCAGGTCGGGGTCGCGCGCGGCGCCCAGGCCGCTGTTGTGCGGGAAGATCGTCGCCCCCACCACGTTGTTGTGGCCGTGCACGGCGTCGACGCCGTAGATGAGCGGGACCTGCAGACGCGTCGAGAGGGCCTGGCGCTGGAACCCGTCGACCATGTCGGCCCAGCCGGTCGCGGTGTTGTCCTGCGGCACGGAGCCCCCGCCGGAGAGCACCGACCCGAGCCCGAGCTCGGCGATCTGCGCGGGGGACTGCAGCCCCAGGCGCTCGGCCTGCGCCATCTGGCCGACCTTCTCCGCGAGCGTCATCCGCCCCAGCAGGTCCGCGACGCGCTCGTCCACGGGCGCCGTGCTGTCGAGGTACAGCGCCCCGACGGCGTTGAGCACCACCCGCGCCGACGTGGCGGCGAGGCCGTCCGCCGTGAGGGCCAGCGTGAACGACCGGGCGTCGTCCTCATCGGCCGTCGCGGCGGTGGCCACCTCGATGGTCTGCTCGGCGCCCGAGGCCGTGCCCGCGTCGAAGGTCAGCGTTCCGCTCGCGGCGGTGTAGTGGGTCCCGGCCGCGGCCGTGCCCGGCTGGTCGGTGAACGCGACCGTCACGGGCTCGGTCAGCGGCTCGCCGTCGGTCGTGGTCACGCGGACCCTGACCTGGGCGGTCTCGCCCGGGTCCACCAGGACGACGTCGTCCACGGGGGCGACCGTCACCGTCGGGGCCGGCGTCGCGGAGCCGAACAGCTCGACGTCGTCGACGGCGAAGCGCACCGGCTGCGCGGTGCCGGGCACCATCGTCAGGGCGTACCCCCACGCGGAGGTGAGGTCGAGGGTCCCGTTGCGGGTGGCGGCGTCGCCGGGCTGGTACCCGCCGAGCCGGAAGTCCGCGAACGGGATCTCGACCACGCGCCACCGGCTGCCCTCGGGCGACCAGGTGTCCTTGAACGTCGCGGCCCACAGCTCGGAGTGCTCGCCGTCAGGGCCGCCGTCCTTGAGCTCGACCTTGATGTCCGCGCCCGCCGTCGGGGAGGCGGGACGGGTGTCCTGCGAGGCGTACCAGAGCAGGCGGATGCCGTGGTA
The sequence above is a segment of the Cellulomonas chengniuliangii genome. Coding sequences within it:
- a CDS encoding glycoside hydrolase family 3 N-terminal domain-containing protein; translated protein: MSGALRTSWSTHRTAPSAPPPRRRRRAAMVGLLAMLVPGALVTTATPALAATDLARTGVATASASQDDVDGSFPASHAIDGDPGTRWASGNGPDEDVEFTAWLQVDLGASAAVDGVTLAWEDAYAASYEVQVATAAPEDDASWTTVASEASDGGSDTVTFDAPADARYVRVVMLERVAFDWDPARPHWYGYSLYSLEVLGVPDDVVVSFARGATSVPAGGTATVPLLLNAPAEGDVTVRVASTGGTAAPGTDYTALDQVVTIPAGATTQQVAVETVDHGPLAPVTTVELTLTDPTGVLLGGRTTSTVTITPHGDLPDVGSAHVLDDFESGVPAGYTTWGSAASVTPALSTVAADRAGAPAGNQALQALVGGAPAAGDWFGFTHDLAASADWSAHDGFAFWFHGTGAGGQLRFELKSGGQLFERSVVDDTAGWRQVSVAFAQLRLKGDPASDARFDPAAATGFAVTLTDLGPGAWQFDDIALYERATTIQDFEGDVPFAEPGGTVGHFTWGSDGAQVSLGVEQQDRDGAPAGNHVLAGEYLIAGGGWGGYSHNLAAPQDWSSYHGIRLLWYASQDTRPASPTAGADIKVELKDGGPDGEHSELWAATFKDTWSPEGSRWRVVEIPFADFRLGGYQPGDAATRNGTLDLTSAWGYALTMVPGTAQPVRFAVDDVELFGSATPAPTVTVAPVDDVVLVDPGETAQVRVRVTTTDGEPLTEPVTVAFTDQPGTAAAGTHYTAASGTLTFDAGTASGAEQTIEVATAATADEDDARSFTLALTADGLAATSARVVLNAVGALYLDSTAPVDERVADLLGRMTLAEKVGQMAQAERLGLQSPAQIAELGLGSVLSGGGSVPQDNTATGWADMVDGFQRQALSTRLQVPLIYGVDAVHGHNNVVGATIFPHNSGLGAARDPDLVRRVGEATAVETRATGVPWTFAPCLCVTRDERWGRSYEAFSEDPALVSVLADDAVIGLQGPDPTDVSGPGRVLATAKHWLGDGGTRYEPSLAGSGYPIDQGITYAGSLAELMRVHGDPYVPAIEAGVGSIMPSYSAVDLGAGPLRMHEHTQLNTEVLKGDLGFDGFLVSDWEGIDKLPGGTYTEKVARSVNSGLDMAMAPYNFGAFLTSLTQNVESGAVSQARVDDAVSRILTAKMHLGLFEQPLADRTHADAVGSAEHRAVAREAAAASQVLLKDDDVLPLGRDQHLYVAGSNADDLGHQMGGWTISWQGGSGDITPGTSILEGIRAAAPGAEVTYSADASAPMDGADVGVVVVGEPPYAEGIGDVGNNGRSLELPAADRAAIDAVCDAMECVVLVVAGRPQLVTDRLDAIDALVASWLPGSEGAGVADVLFGDVPFTGRLPISWPATADGVPVNVGDATYAPAYAYGWGLRTDAQRARLADVVESLEPGAQRDAVQAVLDADVWDGDTLAGAPQSTTQAVRLLVTAAGTFDGEWTPEADLVVSVLRDVAQAAVIAGTAADDAVRLTADAEHALMSGRAGEAATLLAAAAGIDLPEPAESTTTLRLSRERAPLGHGATATVTVRAEGAAPTGTVDLLVGGEVVASGELVATGPNRAQARIDLPDSLPAGTHEVVAAYRGTADVAPSTSGPARYVVTRGIPSLSTAGTDWSVRRDDPKVVQAQVKGVDGVTPTGTVSAWVVGGPTVTATLGPDGAATLRLPDRTRTSLVVVLYSGDQNYTATAALPRILLVR
- a CDS encoding family 16 glycosylhydrolase codes for the protein MHPPHPRTTTTHRARGLTAALGVATLVAAGLVASTASPAEAAIGDVVWSQEFDGSAGSAPDPSVWNYDTGAGGWGNAELQNYTTSRNNSALDGQGNLVITARREADGSYTSARLQTNNKVELAYGRVEARIQIPRGQGIWPAFWMLGGDFPQTPWPSSGEIDIMENVGKEPHRTYGTVHGPGYSGGAGITGAYQHPQNWSFADDFHTFAVDWKPGSITWSVDGAVFHQVTRASVGANAWVFDKPYFLILNVAVGGEWPGYPDGTTQFPQQMKVDYVRVYDNGSGSGGGGGGGGGTLPTGTGTLRVANSLCLDVPWAQTHDGNPIQVVGCNGNAAQQWTRGSDGTIRALGKCLDVQGGGTENGTVVQLWTCNGTGAQKWTYDSATRALRNPQSGRCLDAVGGTPVYDGQRVNLWNCHGGANQQWTL